In Tessaracoccus flavus, the following are encoded in one genomic region:
- a CDS encoding 4Fe-4S binding protein, which translates to MSEASHAAILRWLDAAEPAEITLSCAESPLPGAVILDRCLAEVPAAWVAELATHCPVRAAVDHCARPEVARSRLAELASVTTAITLDGGPSSGHPVRYTHPPARRRALFGLGSTTPAPSGTLAERLAAALSRLPLTLEAESPAARLRITRDCTACGLCARSCPHGALGFAVVEGVAAIHHKLDACQGDGTCVAVCPEDAIVRDGTHRWAEVRDHPVVEVTALPVLRCGKCNAPFADNSDTPSALCPVCRVTAAEPFGVHLTPTARALLERRRRGGADTR; encoded by the coding sequence ATGTCCGAAGCCAGCCACGCCGCCATCCTCCGCTGGCTAGACGCCGCCGAACCCGCCGAGATCACACTGAGTTGCGCGGAATCCCCCTTGCCGGGAGCCGTGATCCTGGACCGTTGCCTGGCCGAGGTTCCCGCCGCCTGGGTCGCCGAGCTCGCCACGCACTGCCCCGTCCGCGCCGCCGTCGACCACTGCGCGCGCCCCGAGGTCGCGCGTAGCCGGCTCGCGGAGTTGGCCTCCGTCACCACAGCCATCACCCTCGACGGTGGGCCGAGCAGCGGCCACCCGGTGCGCTACACGCATCCCCCCGCCCGCCGACGTGCCCTGTTCGGCCTCGGATCGACGACCCCCGCCCCGAGCGGCACGCTGGCAGAGCGCTTGGCGGCCGCCTTGTCCAGGCTTCCGCTCACCCTCGAGGCGGAGAGCCCCGCCGCCAGATTGCGCATCACCCGCGACTGCACCGCGTGCGGTCTGTGCGCACGCAGCTGCCCCCACGGTGCCCTGGGCTTCGCCGTCGTCGAGGGCGTGGCCGCCATCCACCACAAGCTCGACGCCTGCCAGGGGGATGGCACGTGCGTGGCCGTGTGCCCCGAGGACGCCATCGTCAGGGACGGCACCCACCGGTGGGCGGAGGTGCGGGACCACCCGGTGGTTGAGGTGACCGCACTGCCGGTGCTCCGTTGTGGGAAGTGCAACGCACCCTTCGCTGACAACTCCGACACGCCCTCCGCCCTGTGCCCGGTGTGCCGGGTGACAGCCGCCGAGCCCTTCGGGGTGCACCTGACTCCCACCGCTCGAGCCCTCCTGGAGCGTCGACGCCGGGGCGGCGCAGACACGCGGTAG
- a CDS encoding dimethyl sulfoxide reductase anchor subunit family protein — MLHELPLVIFTIFAQMSVGSFVALGVIQLLGARVPAGTMEKVTRPALYAIGPLLVLGLAASTMHLGSPLRAPNAILHWQESWLSREILLGIAFLVLGAAFAITEWFKLFHFRLRQALAAATAVVGLLLVYAISQVYSLRTVPAWATSFTAIRFFTTTLLLGGLAVAAALVLTAFFRVRKGDVDESAMRLLTNSVRGIAFASLLLMAVKAIVWPFYTSWLANHPEPAAQESLRVLYEQYGVWSGVQAAAVLLGLALLGFLLYRLSGGHAGRRLLPTIALVTFAIVFIGEFVGRMLFYVSMVRTGI; from the coding sequence ATGTTGCACGAGCTTCCTCTGGTGATCTTCACGATCTTCGCACAGATGTCGGTCGGTTCCTTCGTCGCGCTCGGCGTCATCCAACTGCTGGGGGCCAGGGTCCCGGCCGGCACGATGGAGAAGGTCACCCGCCCCGCTCTCTACGCGATCGGCCCTCTCCTCGTCCTCGGCCTCGCGGCGTCGACGATGCACCTGGGCTCCCCGCTGCGCGCGCCCAACGCCATCCTCCACTGGCAGGAGAGCTGGCTGAGCCGCGAGATCCTTCTGGGAATCGCGTTCCTCGTCCTGGGGGCGGCGTTTGCCATCACGGAGTGGTTCAAGCTGTTTCACTTCCGGCTCCGGCAGGCACTCGCCGCTGCCACGGCGGTGGTGGGTCTGCTGCTGGTCTACGCGATCTCGCAGGTGTACTCGCTGCGCACCGTGCCGGCCTGGGCCACGTCGTTCACCGCCATCCGGTTCTTCACCACCACGTTGCTGCTCGGCGGCCTCGCCGTCGCCGCGGCCCTTGTATTGACCGCCTTCTTCCGGGTGCGCAAGGGCGACGTGGATGAGTCGGCCATGCGCCTCCTGACCAACTCCGTGAGGGGCATCGCGTTCGCCTCACTTCTACTGATGGCGGTCAAGGCGATCGTCTGGCCCTTCTACACCAGCTGGTTGGCGAACCACCCCGAGCCTGCCGCCCAGGAATCGCTGCGCGTTCTGTACGAGCAGTACGGCGTCTGGAGCGGCGTGCAGGCGGCCGCGGTGCTGCTGGGTCTGGCTCTGCTGGGCTTCCTGCTCTACCGGCTCTCCGGGGGGCACGCTGGTCGACGGTTGCTGCCCACCATCGCGCTGGTGACGTTCGCCATCGTGTTCATCGGCGAGTTCGTCGGACGGATGCTGTTCTACGTCAGCATGGTCCGTACCGGCATCTGA
- a CDS encoding TorD/DmsD family molecular chaperone yields MDAVDLDRRAAALTVLSRLLLTAPSADVVAALRDPERLADWPTPEGAQEGLELLAASREDDEAIRIDHQRLFGGAGRAKANPFESVHRSREGLKFEAETLQVRAAYRELGLQAPRLNKEPDDHIGLELEFVAAAYLRAVELLDAGESAQDVLAVADRFIRDHLVQWAPNLFRMVVEGAETDFYRGVGYLGGALMEQLRAE; encoded by the coding sequence ATGGATGCTGTTGATCTGGACCGCCGTGCGGCGGCGCTGACCGTGTTGTCGCGGTTGCTGCTGACCGCCCCCTCCGCAGACGTGGTGGCGGCGCTGCGCGACCCGGAGCGGTTGGCGGACTGGCCCACCCCGGAAGGGGCGCAGGAGGGGCTCGAGCTGCTGGCGGCGTCCCGGGAGGACGACGAGGCCATCCGGATCGACCATCAGCGGCTTTTCGGCGGTGCCGGGCGCGCCAAGGCGAACCCATTCGAGTCCGTCCACCGCTCCAGGGAAGGCCTGAAGTTCGAGGCGGAGACACTCCAGGTGCGTGCGGCGTACCGGGAGCTCGGGTTGCAGGCCCCGCGGCTGAACAAGGAGCCCGACGACCACATCGGGCTGGAGCTCGAGTTTGTGGCGGCCGCCTACCTCCGTGCCGTCGAGCTGTTGGACGCTGGGGAGAGCGCCCAGGATGTTCTGGCCGTCGCTGACCGCTTCATCCGCGACCACCTAGTGCAGTGGGCACCGAACCTCTTCCGGATGGTCGTCGAAGGTGCCGAGACCGACTTCTACCGCGGCGTCGGGTACCTCGGCGGAGCGCTCATGGAACAGCTGCGAGCCGAGTAG
- a CDS encoding restriction endonuclease, which produces MPTWQQFMAPVLRVLLDGRPIRRRELYELVADAVRISEEQRAELLSSGQVKFENRIGWATSYLNRVGALDRPQRATYQITDQGRGLLARHPDGIEERHLGELTPGGVLEWRQPRRAATPEVDVDLAPVETELDPVEQVSEGIARIQADVAADLLARLHAQAPTFFEKVVVDLLVAMGYGGAGGRETVTQASNDGGIDGVIDQDALGLNRVYVQAKRYALDSSVGRPEVQAFVGALSGRADGGVFITTARFSSGAQEYARTAHSRIILIDGARLASLMIRYGVGVQVKQTLHIVEVDEDFFE; this is translated from the coding sequence ATGCCCACGTGGCAACAGTTCATGGCCCCAGTACTTCGGGTGTTACTGGATGGCCGGCCGATCCGGCGGCGCGAGTTGTACGAGCTGGTGGCGGACGCAGTCAGGATCTCCGAGGAGCAGCGCGCCGAGTTGCTGTCGTCAGGCCAGGTCAAGTTCGAGAACCGGATCGGCTGGGCAACGTCGTACCTCAATCGGGTGGGGGCGCTGGACCGACCTCAGCGCGCCACCTACCAGATCACTGACCAGGGTCGCGGGCTCCTTGCCCGTCACCCGGATGGCATCGAGGAGCGACACCTCGGCGAGCTGACGCCCGGCGGGGTTCTGGAGTGGCGGCAGCCCAGGCGCGCGGCCACTCCTGAGGTCGACGTCGACCTCGCGCCCGTGGAGACAGAACTCGACCCGGTGGAGCAGGTGTCAGAGGGCATTGCGCGCATTCAGGCCGATGTTGCCGCCGACCTGCTGGCCCGTCTGCACGCTCAGGCTCCCACGTTCTTCGAGAAGGTCGTCGTCGACCTCCTCGTCGCCATGGGGTACGGCGGCGCCGGCGGCCGGGAGACCGTCACGCAGGCGTCGAACGACGGCGGCATCGACGGCGTGATCGACCAGGACGCGCTCGGCCTCAACCGCGTCTACGTTCAGGCCAAGCGCTACGCCCTCGACAGCTCCGTCGGGAGGCCCGAGGTGCAGGCGTTCGTCGGAGCGTTGAGCGGGCGCGCGGACGGAGGGGTGTTCATCACCACGGCGCGCTTCTCGTCCGGCGCCCAGGAGTACGCCCGCACCGCTCACTCGCGGATCATCCTCATCGACGGTGCGCGGCTGGCGTCGCTGATGATCCGCTACGGCGTCGGAGTGCAGGTGAAGCAGACCCTGCACATTGTCGAGGTCGACGAGGACTTCTTCGAGTAG
- a CDS encoding DUF6457 domain-containing protein has translation MARPTDDIELWHAWLANATDEVGGSVAEIPIDALLDLAAAVANDVARPMAPVSAFVAGLAAGRGADAEAVASALTRLAKAWPEKGTGRNLPSSR, from the coding sequence ATGGCACGGCCAACCGACGACATCGAACTCTGGCACGCCTGGTTGGCCAACGCCACCGACGAGGTGGGGGGCAGCGTCGCGGAGATCCCGATCGACGCGCTCCTCGACCTGGCCGCGGCGGTTGCCAACGACGTCGCACGCCCCATGGCCCCCGTCAGCGCCTTCGTGGCGGGACTTGCTGCGGGCCGCGGCGCCGACGCCGAGGCAGTGGCCTCGGCTCTGACACGGCTGGCCAAGGCGTGGCCGGAGAAAGGGACGGGTAGGAACCTTCCTAGCAGCAGGTAG
- a CDS encoding restriction endonuclease subunit S: MVPLGEVVQFTNGGTPARSNSEFWEGDIPWITGADITDGGAVSARSFISQAAVARSSTQVLPEGTVLLLTRTSVGKVAILPRPMAINQDITGITPSQAVDTRYLMHFLRASKPQLLRNLRGATIQGVTRQDVGSLEFPLAPLMQQRRIAAILDKADAVRAKRRQVLAHLDTLSQSIFNDMFAGEHQSASLGDLISSGPTNGLYRPEKDYGFGTPILRIDSFHGGEIHAKPLRRVAISSDLIGTYSLRPGDIVVNRVNSMSHLGKSALVRSLDEETVFESNMMRLRVDSGSVLPEYVHGWLQTHESKAQILAKAKQAINQASINQTDVKSLILPLPPLSAQAEYASVVHKIREQSHLSSRGHLEALVRSLQSRAFKGEL, encoded by the coding sequence ATGGTGCCGCTGGGGGAGGTCGTGCAGTTCACTAACGGTGGTACGCCTGCCCGGTCCAATTCGGAGTTCTGGGAGGGCGACATTCCGTGGATTACCGGTGCAGACATAACGGACGGAGGGGCAGTCTCAGCGCGCTCGTTCATCTCTCAGGCCGCGGTGGCCCGCTCCTCAACGCAGGTCCTGCCCGAAGGTACCGTCTTGCTCCTAACCCGCACCAGTGTGGGCAAAGTCGCAATACTGCCGCGGCCAATGGCGATCAACCAGGACATCACCGGCATCACACCATCCCAAGCGGTCGACACTCGATACCTAATGCACTTCCTCAGAGCGAGCAAACCACAGCTGCTCCGGAATCTCCGCGGGGCAACTATCCAAGGCGTAACACGCCAGGACGTCGGTTCCCTGGAGTTTCCGCTCGCCCCGCTGATGCAGCAGAGGCGGATCGCGGCGATTCTCGACAAGGCAGACGCCGTCCGCGCCAAGCGCCGCCAGGTCCTCGCCCACCTCGACACGCTCAGCCAGTCGATCTTTAACGATATGTTCGCTGGTGAGCATCAGTCGGCCTCTCTGGGTGACCTGATTTCCTCTGGCCCCACCAACGGCCTGTACCGTCCAGAGAAGGACTACGGATTCGGAACTCCCATCCTGCGGATCGACAGCTTCCATGGCGGTGAAATTCATGCCAAGCCTCTCCGTCGCGTTGCGATCAGTTCTGATCTGATCGGCACATACAGCCTTAGGCCCGGCGATATTGTGGTCAACAGGGTTAACAGCATGTCACATCTTGGAAAGTCTGCGCTGGTTCGTTCGTTGGATGAGGAGACGGTCTTCGAGTCCAATATGATGCGCCTGCGAGTTGACTCCGGATCAGTCCTGCCCGAATACGTTCACGGCTGGCTTCAGACCCACGAGTCCAAAGCTCAGATCTTGGCGAAGGCGAAGCAGGCCATTAATCAAGCGAGCATAAACCAGACCGATGTGAAGTCTCTCATCCTCCCACTTCCGCCCCTTAGCGCACAAGCCGAGTACGCGTCGGTTGTGCACAAGATTCGGGAGCAGAGCCACCTTTCCTCAAGGGGGCACCTAGAGGCGCTTGTACGCTCCCTTCAGTCACGCGCGTTCAAGGGGGAACTCTGA
- a CDS encoding type I restriction-modification system subunit M, translating into MITGELKSKIDRVWDAFWSGGISNPLEVIEQITYLLFVRRLDDIHTLAEKRARRIGGLEGAVFTESQEHLRWKNLKNLEPAQMHATVADEVFPFLRTLGGDGSTYSEHMRDARFTIPTPALLSRVVDMLDGIAMDDRDTNGDLYEYLLSKIASAGVNGQFRTPRHIIQLMVDMTAPRPDDEICDPACGTAGFLIAASEYIRHQHPEALLDATQRRHFHHSMFHGYDFDATMLRIGSMNMLLHGIEAPDIRYRDSLSEGASGDAEKYSLILANPPFAGSLDYESTAKDLQRIVKTKKTELLFMALFLKLLKPGGRAAVIVPDGVLFGSSKAHKDLRRALVEDQKLDAVVKLPSGVFRPYAGVSTAILFFTKTDSGGTDDVWFYDVQADGFSLDDKRNPVEANDLPDVLERWQSLAKPDSPERGRARTEQSFLVPKADIVAQGYDLSINRYKEIVHDEEEHRPPLEIIADIETLEAEISAGIAELKAMLS; encoded by the coding sequence GTGATCACCGGAGAGCTCAAGAGCAAGATCGACCGCGTCTGGGACGCCTTCTGGTCAGGGGGCATCAGCAACCCGCTCGAGGTCATCGAGCAGATCACCTATCTACTGTTCGTCCGCCGCCTCGACGACATCCACACGCTCGCCGAGAAGCGCGCCCGCCGCATCGGCGGACTTGAGGGTGCTGTGTTCACCGAGTCGCAGGAGCACCTGCGGTGGAAGAACCTGAAGAATCTGGAGCCCGCGCAGATGCACGCGACGGTCGCGGACGAGGTCTTCCCCTTCCTCCGCACCCTGGGCGGTGACGGATCCACGTACTCCGAGCACATGCGTGATGCAAGGTTCACCATCCCCACCCCCGCGCTCCTCAGCCGCGTCGTCGACATGCTCGACGGCATCGCCATGGACGACCGGGACACCAACGGCGACCTCTACGAGTACCTGCTGTCCAAGATCGCCAGCGCCGGCGTCAACGGCCAGTTCCGCACCCCTCGCCACATCATCCAGCTCATGGTCGACATGACCGCGCCCCGCCCCGACGACGAGATCTGCGACCCCGCCTGCGGCACCGCAGGTTTCCTCATCGCCGCGAGCGAATACATCCGCCACCAGCACCCCGAGGCGCTCCTCGACGCCACCCAGCGACGGCACTTCCACCACTCGATGTTCCACGGCTACGACTTCGACGCCACCATGCTGCGCATCGGCAGCATGAACATGCTGCTGCACGGCATCGAGGCTCCGGACATCCGCTACCGCGACTCGCTCTCCGAGGGCGCCAGCGGCGACGCGGAGAAGTACTCGCTGATTCTCGCCAACCCTCCCTTCGCCGGCTCGCTGGACTACGAGTCCACCGCCAAGGACCTGCAGCGGATCGTCAAGACGAAGAAGACTGAGCTGCTGTTCATGGCGCTGTTCCTCAAGCTACTCAAGCCCGGCGGCCGGGCAGCAGTCATCGTGCCCGACGGCGTCCTCTTCGGCTCCTCGAAGGCCCACAAGGACCTGCGGCGGGCCCTGGTGGAGGACCAGAAGCTCGACGCCGTGGTCAAGCTGCCGTCCGGCGTGTTCCGGCCCTACGCGGGGGTGTCGACGGCGATCCTGTTCTTCACCAAGACCGACAGCGGCGGCACCGACGACGTGTGGTTCTACGACGTCCAGGCCGACGGATTCTCCCTCGACGACAAGCGCAACCCGGTGGAGGCCAACGACCTGCCGGATGTACTGGAGCGCTGGCAGTCGCTGGCGAAGCCGGACAGCCCTGAGCGGGGGAGGGCGCGCACCGAGCAGTCATTCCTGGTGCCCAAGGCCGACATTGTCGCGCAGGGCTACGACCTCAGCATCAACCGCTACAAGGAGATCGTCCACGACGAGGAGGAGCACCGCCCGCCGTTGGAGATCATCGCGGACATCGAGACGTTGGAGGCCGAGATCTCGGCGGGGATCGCGGAGCTGAAGGCGATGCTGTCGTGA
- a CDS encoding DMSO/selenate family reductase complex A subunit has product MTELGGLVREVAESRLDRRSFVAWSAVVGGSAALTSCGTGTDNQPAPGENDAETRVWSACTVNCGSRCPLQLVVKDGTIVRIDPDDTGDDELGTQQVRACVRGRAIRQRIYSPERLTKPLRRTGKRGEDKWEEISWDEAFTLIADKLQQLIADYGNESIYLNYGTGVIGATIATSWPPRATAIARLMNCVGGYLDHYNDYSAGNIEAAVDFHYGYWQGSNSNDDTVNSKLVVMFGNNPHETRMSGGGEVFVTRKAKELSGHRVIVIDPRQSETAMNLADEWVPVRPGTDAALVAGMAHVMISENLHDKAFLDKYCSGFDEAHMPDGVPANMSYESYIMGRSEDGIEKTPEWAAAVTGYPADKIRALAREIATTKPCAVNQGWGIQRHSNGENQSRAPMMLAALIGQIGIPGGGTGERESSANIGMPGLPVLENPVRPVISFYRWTEAILNGKGWGYQQGVRDLQNLNSNANVKHDITLNSNIKFIWNYGSNSLVNQHGDINRTIEILSDESLCEMIVVIDNQMTVSARYADIVLPDVTTAEQSDIIQQGSAGNLGYSIFASRAIEPVGDSMPIYDQLTGIAEKLGVKEKFTEGRTQDEWLDWILDQARAGNIPDLPPNDEFKKMGMFRKTLEPVIGMKAFRDDPDANPLTTPSGKIELFSSNLYAMSLDWEMEEGNRIDPLPVYWQARELPGDPLQEKYPFQCIGHHYKARTHSSYGNSPWLKEAHPQNVWINDLDAKRRGIRNGDQVRVFNDRGETRLPAFVTKRIMPGVLSIPQGAWYKPTSVGGLDEGGSVNILTSLHPTPYAKGNGQHSALVDIERA; this is encoded by the coding sequence ATGACCGAACTGGGTGGTCTCGTCCGGGAGGTGGCCGAGAGCCGCCTGGATCGTCGGAGTTTCGTGGCGTGGAGCGCGGTGGTGGGCGGTTCCGCAGCCCTCACCTCGTGCGGAACGGGCACCGATAATCAGCCCGCCCCCGGGGAGAACGACGCCGAGACCCGCGTGTGGAGCGCCTGCACCGTCAACTGCGGCAGCCGCTGTCCGCTGCAGCTGGTCGTGAAGGACGGCACCATCGTGCGGATCGATCCGGACGACACGGGCGACGACGAGCTGGGCACCCAACAGGTGCGGGCATGCGTGCGCGGCCGCGCGATCCGGCAGCGGATCTACTCTCCGGAGCGGCTGACGAAGCCTCTGCGGCGCACGGGCAAGCGCGGCGAGGACAAATGGGAGGAGATCTCCTGGGATGAGGCCTTCACCCTCATCGCCGACAAGTTGCAGCAACTGATCGCCGACTACGGCAACGAGTCGATCTACCTCAACTACGGCACCGGCGTGATCGGCGCGACGATCGCGACCTCCTGGCCGCCGCGCGCCACCGCGATCGCCCGTCTCATGAACTGCGTCGGCGGCTACCTCGACCACTACAACGACTACTCGGCCGGGAACATCGAGGCCGCCGTGGACTTCCACTACGGCTACTGGCAGGGCTCCAACTCCAACGACGACACGGTGAACTCGAAGCTCGTCGTCATGTTCGGCAACAACCCGCACGAGACGCGCATGTCCGGCGGCGGCGAGGTCTTCGTGACCCGCAAGGCCAAGGAACTCTCCGGCCACCGCGTGATCGTCATCGATCCGCGCCAGTCCGAGACCGCCATGAACCTCGCCGACGAATGGGTGCCCGTCCGTCCCGGCACCGATGCCGCGCTGGTGGCTGGCATGGCACACGTCATGATCAGCGAGAACCTCCACGACAAGGCGTTCCTCGACAAGTATTGCTCCGGCTTCGACGAGGCCCACATGCCCGACGGCGTGCCCGCGAACATGAGCTACGAGTCCTACATCATGGGCCGTAGCGAGGACGGCATCGAGAAGACGCCCGAGTGGGCGGCCGCGGTCACCGGCTACCCGGCCGACAAGATCCGCGCGCTCGCGCGGGAGATCGCCACCACGAAGCCCTGCGCCGTCAACCAGGGCTGGGGCATCCAGCGCCACTCCAACGGCGAGAACCAGTCCCGCGCGCCGATGATGCTCGCCGCCCTGATCGGCCAGATCGGCATCCCCGGCGGCGGCACGGGCGAGCGCGAGTCGTCGGCCAACATCGGCATGCCCGGCTTGCCGGTGCTCGAGAACCCGGTGCGCCCCGTCATCTCGTTCTACCGCTGGACCGAGGCGATCCTCAACGGCAAGGGCTGGGGCTACCAACAGGGCGTCAGAGACCTGCAGAACCTCAACTCCAACGCCAACGTCAAGCACGACATCACGCTGAACTCGAACATCAAGTTCATCTGGAATTACGGCTCCAACTCGCTGGTCAACCAGCACGGCGACATCAACCGCACCATCGAGATCCTCTCCGACGAATCCCTCTGCGAGATGATCGTCGTCATCGACAACCAGATGACGGTCAGCGCCCGCTACGCGGACATCGTGTTGCCCGACGTCACGACGGCCGAGCAGAGCGACATCATCCAGCAGGGCTCGGCCGGCAACCTCGGCTACTCGATCTTCGCCAGCCGGGCTATCGAGCCGGTCGGCGACTCGATGCCGATCTACGACCAGCTCACCGGAATTGCGGAGAAGCTTGGCGTCAAGGAGAAGTTCACCGAGGGCCGCACCCAGGATGAGTGGCTCGACTGGATCCTCGACCAGGCGCGGGCTGGAAACATCCCCGACCTCCCGCCCAATGACGAGTTCAAGAAGATGGGGATGTTCCGCAAGACGCTCGAGCCCGTCATCGGCATGAAGGCGTTCCGCGACGACCCCGACGCCAATCCCCTGACGACGCCGTCGGGCAAGATCGAGCTGTTCTCGTCGAACCTGTACGCCATGAGCCTGGACTGGGAGATGGAGGAGGGCAACCGCATCGATCCCCTGCCGGTGTACTGGCAGGCCCGGGAACTGCCGGGCGATCCGCTCCAGGAGAAGTACCCGTTCCAGTGCATCGGCCACCACTACAAGGCCCGCACGCACTCGTCGTACGGCAACAGCCCGTGGCTCAAGGAAGCCCACCCCCAGAACGTGTGGATCAACGATCTAGACGCCAAGCGCCGCGGCATCCGCAACGGCGATCAGGTGCGCGTCTTCAACGACCGCGGCGAGACCCGGCTGCCTGCCTTCGTCACGAAGCGCATCATGCCGGGCGTGCTGTCCATCCCGCAGGGCGCCTGGTACAAGCCGACGTCGGTCGGTGGACTGGACGAGGGCGGCTCGGTCAACATCCTGACCAGCCTCCACCCGACGCCCTACGCCAAGGGCAACGGCCAGCACTCGGCGCTGGTCGACATCGAGAGGGCGTGA